A window of Tautonia plasticadhaerens contains these coding sequences:
- a CDS encoding thioredoxin family protein produces the protein MRTFVSSLVALALAVPAVAGEYNKTVNIGQKAPDFSGIPATDKGQDASISLSDIEEEVVVLVFLGNHCPYVVAIEDHLNDFVDNYEGKSVKLVGVSVNENEADKLPQIKEWVKNKNSQYVYGYDETQEIGRAYGSTKTPEFFVLDKDRTIRYMGAMYKNPLKVEPSDTNYVAEAVDALLAGEEIETKETPAIGCGVQYRRK, from the coding sequence ATGCGAACGTTCGTCTCCAGCCTCGTCGCCCTGGCCCTGGCCGTCCCGGCCGTGGCCGGCGAGTACAATAAGACGGTCAACATCGGGCAGAAGGCCCCCGACTTCTCGGGCATCCCCGCCACCGACAAGGGCCAGGACGCCTCGATCTCGCTGAGCGACATCGAGGAGGAAGTCGTCGTCCTGGTCTTCCTCGGCAATCACTGCCCGTACGTCGTCGCCATCGAGGACCACCTCAACGATTTCGTGGACAACTACGAGGGCAAGAGCGTCAAGCTCGTCGGCGTCAGCGTCAACGAGAACGAGGCCGACAAGCTGCCCCAGATCAAGGAGTGGGTCAAGAACAAGAACTCGCAGTACGTCTACGGCTACGACGAGACCCAGGAGATCGGCCGGGCGTACGGCTCGACCAAGACCCCCGAGTTCTTCGTCCTCGACAAGGACCGCACCATCCGCTACATGGGTGCCATGTACAAGAACCCGCTGAAGGTCGAGCCCAGCGACACCAACTACGTCGCCGAGGCCGTCGACGCCCTGCTGGCGGGCGAGGAGATCGAGACCAAGGAGACCCCGGCCATCGGCTGCGGTGTCCAGTACCGCCGCAAGTGA
- a CDS encoding STAS domain-containing protein, which produces MLSPKVELRTEQGILYAEFWDCLRLDPAPVKDLLSKYKTAAAEGSRPDLIIDFSGVTFAGSAALSGFVNLQRTCRQNGGRILLCNLEPTVSEAFRLSRLDSMFSFVADPPAAFQALDA; this is translated from the coding sequence ATGCTCAGCCCGAAGGTCGAACTGCGCACCGAGCAAGGGATCCTGTACGCGGAATTCTGGGACTGCCTGCGGCTCGATCCCGCCCCGGTGAAGGATCTGCTCTCGAAATACAAGACCGCCGCGGCGGAGGGTTCGCGCCCGGACCTGATCATCGACTTCTCGGGGGTCACCTTCGCTGGTTCCGCGGCACTCAGCGGCTTCGTCAATCTCCAACGTACATGTCGCCAGAACGGAGGTCGGATCCTCCTCTGCAACCTGGAGCCGACCGTCTCGGAGGCCTTCCGCCTCAGCCGGCTCGACAGCATGTTCAGCTTCGTCGCGGACCCCCCGGCCGCCTTCCAGGCTCTCGATGCCTGA
- the ribA gene encoding GTP cyclohydrolase II — MGDHFSKVEDAIKAIAEGRAVIVVDAEDRENEGDFVAAAETITPELVEFMITEGRGLLCVPIMPDLAERLGLHPVVELNTAPHKTPFLIQVDHKSCQTGITAAERALTIRAMVDPDARASDFVRPGHVPPLLARVGGVLRRAGHTEATVDLARLAGLAPAGVLIEILDGTGRASREKLHEIARRFDLPIVSIEELIRYRRRLEKLVHREAEANLPTKYGEARIIGYGVDHEPGNTPVVIAFGDLKGVEAPLVRLHSSCFTGDLLASLRCDCGDQLHMALEQISEEGTGALIYLPQEGRGIGLIHKLKAYALQDQGMDTVDANIALGFRADMRDYGIGLQILQDLGLSKVRLLTNNPKKVDAFVISGYGLEVVDQVPIIAPDETARRRYLDAKRDRMGHLLPLHADSPGGLGPRPD; from the coding sequence ATGGGGGATCATTTTTCCAAGGTCGAGGACGCGATCAAGGCGATCGCCGAAGGCCGGGCCGTGATCGTGGTGGACGCCGAGGACCGCGAAAACGAGGGAGACTTCGTGGCCGCGGCCGAGACGATCACCCCCGAACTCGTCGAATTCATGATCACCGAGGGCCGGGGACTGCTCTGCGTCCCCATCATGCCCGACCTGGCCGAGCGGCTGGGCCTGCATCCGGTCGTCGAGTTGAACACGGCCCCCCACAAGACCCCATTCCTCATCCAGGTCGACCACAAGAGCTGCCAGACCGGCATCACCGCCGCCGAGCGAGCCCTGACGATCCGGGCGATGGTCGACCCGGACGCCAGGGCGTCGGACTTCGTCCGGCCCGGCCACGTCCCGCCGCTGCTCGCCCGGGTCGGCGGGGTGCTCCGCCGGGCCGGCCACACCGAGGCGACCGTCGACCTCGCCCGGCTCGCCGGCCTCGCCCCGGCGGGCGTCCTGATCGAGATCCTCGACGGGACGGGTCGGGCCAGCCGGGAGAAGCTGCACGAGATCGCCCGGCGGTTCGACCTGCCGATCGTCTCGATCGAGGAATTGATCCGGTATCGCCGACGCCTGGAAAAGCTCGTCCACCGGGAGGCCGAGGCAAACCTCCCAACCAAGTACGGCGAGGCCCGGATCATCGGTTACGGCGTCGATCACGAGCCGGGGAACACCCCGGTGGTCATCGCCTTCGGCGACCTCAAGGGCGTCGAGGCGCCCCTCGTCCGGCTGCATTCGTCCTGCTTCACCGGCGACCTCCTCGCCTCGCTCCGTTGCGATTGCGGGGACCAACTCCACATGGCATTGGAGCAGATCTCCGAAGAGGGGACCGGGGCGTTGATCTATCTGCCTCAGGAGGGCAGGGGGATCGGCCTGATCCACAAGCTCAAGGCGTACGCCTTGCAGGACCAGGGGATGGACACCGTCGATGCGAACATCGCCCTCGGCTTCCGGGCCGACATGAGGGATTACGGCATCGGGCTGCAAATCCTCCAGGATCTCGGCCTCTCGAAGGTCCGGCTGCTGACGAACAACCCGAAGAAGGTGGACGCGTTCGTCATCAGCGGCTATGGGCTCGAGGTCGTCGACCAGGTCCCGATCATCGCCCCGGACGAGACCGCCCGACGGCGTTACCTCGACGCCAAGCGGGACCGGATGGGGCATCTGCTGCCCCTGCACGCCGACTCGCCGGGCGGCCTCGGGCCCCGGCCGGACTGA
- a CDS encoding TlpA family protein disulfide reductase, with amino-acid sequence MSPTLLLAASLVLGPIPTTIDEAARALLDRVSEAYQALDHYHDQGGRTVAFVLDGERIERADPFRLDYSRPDRFAVQAPGSRVASDGDTMLTVVTPAGHYESIVAPGEASVDLLASSAVGSEILGDPLGPPLTLILGLLTGEEPGRSIPADPVGIALEGDRDWRGAPVRVLRVPLIGKPDWRLFIDPDSELIVGAEAVVSPETLGEFAPPGVSLDGLEVTWDAGTIRPEAPGEGDDPFSTEPPPGMVALGPLLDPESRAREEGARLAADPRVGQPAPQFTASLLDDDGIGEVIRAVDLEGKVVLIDFWATWCGPCLKELPEVAALIDAYAGTAAAEELRVLCVSIDEASDDDPELLAKDLLTFLDRNELSLRTSPIASVAIDPDGSMARAFGVRSIPTAMLIDREGVVRAVITGYDPQFRRKMGGQIDQLLKGAPDEGPPR; translated from the coding sequence GTGAGCCCGACGCTCCTCCTCGCCGCGAGCCTGGTCCTCGGACCGATCCCGACGACGATCGATGAGGCCGCCCGGGCCCTGCTCGATCGCGTCTCCGAGGCGTATCAGGCCCTCGATCATTATCACGACCAGGGCGGTCGCACCGTCGCCTTCGTGCTCGACGGGGAACGGATCGAACGGGCCGACCCGTTCCGACTGGATTATTCCCGGCCCGATCGGTTCGCCGTCCAGGCCCCGGGTTCTCGGGTCGCGAGCGACGGGGACACGATGCTCACGGTGGTCACGCCGGCCGGTCATTATGAGTCGATCGTGGCGCCGGGCGAGGCGAGCGTCGACCTGTTGGCCTCATCCGCCGTCGGCTCCGAGATCCTGGGGGATCCGCTCGGGCCTCCGCTGACGTTGATCCTCGGCCTCCTGACCGGGGAGGAGCCCGGCCGATCGATCCCCGCGGATCCCGTGGGGATCGCCCTCGAAGGCGACCGGGACTGGCGGGGGGCTCCCGTCCGGGTGCTCAGGGTCCCCCTGATCGGCAAGCCCGATTGGCGCCTCTTCATCGATCCCGATTCGGAGCTGATCGTCGGCGCCGAGGCGGTCGTGTCCCCCGAGACGCTGGGCGAATTCGCGCCCCCAGGGGTGTCGCTCGATGGCCTCGAGGTCACCTGGGACGCCGGCACGATCCGCCCCGAGGCCCCCGGAGAAGGGGACGATCCGTTCTCGACCGAGCCCCCGCCGGGGATGGTGGCGCTCGGCCCGTTGCTCGACCCCGAGTCGAGGGCCCGCGAGGAGGGCGCCCGTCTCGCCGCCGACCCCCGAGTCGGTCAGCCCGCCCCGCAGTTCACCGCGTCGCTGCTCGACGACGACGGGATCGGCGAGGTGATCCGGGCCGTCGACCTCGAGGGCAAGGTCGTCCTCATCGACTTCTGGGCGACGTGGTGCGGCCCGTGCCTGAAAGAACTCCCCGAGGTCGCCGCGCTGATCGACGCATACGCCGGCACCGCAGCGGCCGAGGAGCTCCGGGTCCTCTGCGTCAGCATCGACGAGGCGAGCGACGACGACCCGGAGCTCCTCGCAAAGGACCTCCTCACGTTCCTCGATCGGAACGAGTTGTCGCTCCGAACGTCCCCGATCGCTTCGGTCGCGATCGACCCCGACGGCTCGATGGCGAGGGCGTTCGGCGTTCGGTCGATTCCCACCGCCATGCTGATCGACCGGGAGGGAGTCGTCCGGGCCGTGATCACCGGATATGATCCTCAGTTCCGTCGCAAGATGGGCGGGCAGATCGACCAACTCCTCAAGGGAGCTCCCGACGAGGGCCCGCCTCGCTGA
- a CDS encoding sensor histidine kinase, protein MAEGWTPLTLACVLFLVLVPMAIASFFWLRGKRALEELGREVEALARGRPVRRLRGRVGGPSSRLADRINEAVPDIESRIARLEDDRRKLDAVLSGMAEGVLAVDARQRILFANPAAQRMFRLAGGADGRLVIELVRSPQIQMAVEATLAGRGAYRAELSLPGRNPLAPDQERTIAVHGTPLPGFPPPGAVLVFHDVTDLRRLERMRQDFVANASHELKTPLASIKVNTETLLDWGLHDDSVNVILLNQIDEQVDRLDNLVQDMLRLARLESSDAPFLLEPMALGPIVRACVSDHEPRARAREQRLIAECDALDDSVRVRAAEEAIRQILDNLIDNAIKYSPEGASIRIAARTDDQRVRLDVADSGPGIPRDDIPRIFERFYRVDKARSRSLGGTGLGLAIVKHLAQSLGGEVGVESQLGVGSTFTIRLPRHRETA, encoded by the coding sequence ATGGCCGAGGGATGGACTCCGCTGACACTTGCCTGCGTCCTGTTCCTCGTGCTCGTCCCGATGGCGATCGCCTCCTTCTTCTGGCTCCGGGGTAAGAGGGCGCTCGAGGAACTCGGCCGCGAGGTCGAGGCGCTGGCCCGGGGGCGGCCCGTCCGCCGGCTCAGGGGCAGGGTCGGGGGGCCGTCCTCCCGGCTGGCCGATCGGATCAACGAGGCGGTGCCCGACATCGAGTCGAGGATCGCCCGCCTGGAGGACGACCGCCGCAAGCTCGACGCCGTGCTCAGCGGCATGGCGGAAGGTGTGCTCGCCGTCGACGCCCGCCAGCGGATCCTCTTCGCCAATCCCGCCGCCCAGCGGATGTTCCGCCTCGCCGGCGGCGCCGACGGGCGACTGGTCATCGAGCTGGTCCGGAGCCCCCAGATCCAGATGGCCGTCGAGGCCACGCTCGCCGGACGGGGTGCCTATCGGGCCGAGCTGTCGCTCCCCGGCCGAAACCCGCTCGCCCCCGATCAGGAGCGTACCATCGCCGTGCACGGCACCCCCCTTCCCGGTTTTCCTCCCCCGGGGGCCGTGCTCGTCTTCCACGACGTGACGGACCTGCGTCGGCTGGAACGGATGAGGCAGGACTTCGTCGCCAACGCCTCCCACGAGCTGAAGACCCCGCTTGCGAGCATCAAGGTCAACACCGAGACCCTGCTGGACTGGGGCCTGCACGACGACTCGGTCAACGTAATCCTGCTCAATCAGATCGACGAGCAGGTGGATCGCCTGGACAACCTCGTCCAGGACATGCTCCGCCTCGCCCGGCTGGAGTCGAGCGACGCGCCCTTCCTGCTGGAACCGATGGCGCTGGGACCGATCGTCCGGGCCTGCGTCTCGGACCACGAGCCCAGGGCCCGAGCCAGGGAGCAACGGCTGATCGCCGAGTGCGACGCCCTGGACGATTCCGTCCGGGTGCGGGCGGCCGAGGAGGCGATCCGGCAGATCCTCGACAACCTGATCGACAATGCCATCAAATATTCCCCCGAGGGGGCCTCGATCCGGATCGCCGCCCGGACCGACGACCAGCGAGTCCGCCTGGACGTGGCCGACTCCGGCCCCGGCATCCCCCGGGACGACATCCCGCGCATCTTCGAGCGGTTCTACCGGGTCGACAAGGCTCGCAGCCGATCGCTCGGCGGCACCGGCCTGGGCCTCGCGATCGTCAAGCACCTGGCCCAGTCGCTCGGCGGCGAGGTGGGAGTCGAGAGTCAGCTCGGCGTCGGCAGCACCTTCACCATCCGGCTGCCCCGCCACCGCGAGACCGCTTGA
- a CDS encoding TlpA family protein disulfide reductase: MRRSSASVSALVAALAIAPAAESRQGPNLDPGHTLLARVAEAYKALPGYVDEGSVRLSFLVAGDDKTQVVPRPFAFARPDRLAISSEPASFHLDGDRQVSAIAGRYLVSDPPESLSDETLARDPAASYIFGGLPGIPSMTLFRLLTSEDPYQAILQGVERLEREPERAVDGIECRSLRIVPFSGPVVRLLIDPQTFLVRRIEIVPAPGELPDDIQIKEISWSPGTIISDVPPDSRFTYAAPEDAREVESLAALMAGPDGEEPGAGLLGRPAPQFSLELLAEDDQVERISNTDLEGNVVLIDVWATWCVPCQPELRAIDQLLDRYASGSGPAADRLRVISLNIDSPPRPDEEPPAETEEDGESPGDAAVDPVAEIRSRVEEHLTSAGLSLDRPPIGRVAIDPGGEATEALDIQAIPMLVLIDPEGIVRAVHVGAPARVVRELASKIDALLATPQGNGPGRSDE; the protein is encoded by the coding sequence GTGCGTAGATCATCCGCCTCCGTCTCGGCCCTGGTCGCGGCCCTCGCGATTGCGCCGGCCGCCGAGTCACGGCAGGGGCCGAATCTCGACCCTGGCCATACCCTGCTTGCCCGCGTCGCCGAGGCCTACAAGGCACTCCCGGGATACGTCGACGAGGGATCCGTCAGGCTCTCGTTCCTCGTCGCTGGCGACGACAAGACGCAGGTCGTCCCCCGGCCCTTCGCCTTCGCCCGGCCCGACCGCCTGGCGATCTCGTCGGAGCCGGCGTCGTTCCATCTCGATGGCGATCGTCAGGTCTCGGCGATCGCGGGCCGCTACCTCGTCTCCGACCCCCCCGAGTCGCTCTCCGATGAGACCCTCGCCCGGGATCCGGCAGCCTCCTACATCTTCGGCGGCCTCCCCGGCATCCCGTCGATGACCCTCTTCCGGCTGCTCACCTCGGAGGACCCATACCAGGCCATCCTGCAGGGGGTGGAGCGCCTGGAGCGGGAGCCGGAGCGTGCCGTCGACGGCATCGAGTGCCGGTCCCTCCGGATCGTCCCCTTCTCCGGCCCGGTCGTCCGACTGCTGATCGACCCGCAAACCTTCCTGGTCCGACGCATCGAGATCGTCCCGGCCCCCGGAGAATTGCCCGACGACATCCAGATCAAGGAGATCTCCTGGTCGCCGGGGACCATCATCTCCGACGTGCCCCCGGACTCCCGCTTCACCTATGCGGCACCGGAGGACGCCCGGGAGGTCGAGAGCCTCGCTGCGTTGATGGCCGGGCCCGACGGCGAGGAGCCCGGGGCCGGGCTCCTCGGCCGCCCGGCCCCACAATTCTCGCTGGAACTGCTCGCCGAGGATGACCAGGTCGAGCGCATTTCCAACACGGATCTCGAGGGGAACGTCGTCCTGATCGACGTCTGGGCGACCTGGTGTGTACCTTGCCAGCCCGAGCTACGGGCCATCGACCAGTTGCTCGACCGCTATGCCTCCGGGTCCGGTCCGGCCGCCGATCGCCTCCGCGTGATCTCCCTGAACATCGACTCTCCCCCACGACCGGATGAGGAACCCCCGGCAGAAACCGAGGAGGATGGGGAGTCCCCCGGGGACGCGGCGGTCGATCCCGTCGCCGAGATCCGGTCGAGGGTGGAGGAGCACCTCACCTCTGCCGGGCTGTCGCTCGACCGACCTCCTATCGGCCGGGTGGCGATCGACCCGGGCGGGGAGGCGACGGAAGCCCTCGACATCCAGGCCATCCCCATGCTCGTGCTGATCGACCCCGAGGGCATCGTCCGGGCCGTCCACGTCGGTGCCCCCGCCCGGGTTGTCCGGGAATTGGCCTCGAAGATCGACGCCCTGCTCGCGACCCCGCAGGGGAATGGCCCCGGTCGCAGCGACGAGTGA